Proteins from one Phycisphaeraceae bacterium genomic window:
- a CDS encoding heavy-metal-associated domain-containing protein, which produces MLTHRFTRRAGVPVCCRAVTAFLIAASSLAIVGCASPQASSGASAEQASGSALAYASHEPVAESHAAIAVAGLACPKCASNVDVQLQRIPGVHVENIDMRHGRVMVRFDRTPHPSPAQLGRAVEAAGLTFLGVGPAAALPPNMPVIEPLPMTPSPRGA; this is translated from the coding sequence ATGCTCACTCATCGCTTCACGCGCCGCGCTGGCGTTCCTGTCTGCTGCCGCGCGGTCACTGCGTTCCTGATCGCCGCATCCAGTCTTGCCATTGTCGGCTGCGCAAGTCCGCAAGCATCTTCGGGCGCCTCAGCAGAGCAGGCGTCCGGTTCCGCACTCGCGTACGCGTCTCACGAGCCCGTCGCAGAGTCACACGCGGCCATTGCCGTCGCCGGACTCGCATGTCCCAAGTGCGCCTCGAATGTCGATGTTCAACTCCAGCGCATTCCCGGTGTTCATGTGGAGAACATCGACATGAGGCATGGTCGCGTAATGGTGCGCTTCGACCGCACGCCGCACCCCTCGCCCGCGCAACTCGGACGCGCCGTTGAAGCAGCGGGACTCACCTTCCTTGGCGTGGGACCAGCCGCCGCTCTTCCGCCGAACATGCCAGTCATCGAGCCGCTTCCGATGACCCCCTCGCCGCGAGGAGCGTGA
- the queC gene encoding 7-cyano-7-deazaguanine synthase QueC: MAERAVVLLSGGMDSAVVLAEMRHRGFGCVALSFDYGQRHRAELHAARLVAEALGAEEHRIACIDLRAFGGSALTSDIPVPKDRLGSAEEVPITYVPARNTIFLAHALALAEVCGARNLGIGVNAIDYSGYPDCRPEFIEAFRTLANLATREGVDAAARGEPWLRIHAPLLAMTKGDVVRRGLELGVDFGLTFSCYDPKPTPGARLGVVACGHCDACLLRARGFAEARKIDPGFA, encoded by the coding sequence ATGGCCGAGCGGGCGGTGGTGCTTCTCTCTGGCGGCATGGACTCCGCAGTGGTGCTGGCGGAGATGCGGCATCGCGGCTTCGGATGCGTGGCGCTCTCCTTCGATTATGGGCAGCGACATCGTGCGGAGCTTCACGCGGCCCGGCTGGTCGCGGAGGCGCTCGGCGCCGAGGAGCATCGGATCGCGTGCATTGACCTCCGCGCCTTTGGTGGTTCTGCGCTGACATCGGACATTCCGGTTCCAAAGGACCGTCTCGGTTCAGCCGAGGAGGTTCCCATCACCTATGTGCCGGCGCGAAACACCATCTTCCTCGCCCATGCCCTCGCGCTGGCCGAGGTGTGCGGAGCGCGGAATCTCGGAATCGGCGTCAATGCGATTGACTACTCGGGGTATCCCGATTGCCGACCGGAGTTCATCGAGGCCTTCCGGACACTGGCGAATCTGGCCACCCGCGAGGGAGTCGACGCCGCCGCGCGCGGCGAGCCGTGGCTTCGCATTCACGCGCCACTCCTTGCAATGACCAAGGGCGATGTCGTTCGACGCGGGTTGGAGCTTGGGGTCGACTTCGGCCTCACCTTCAGTTGCTATGACCCGAAGCCGACTCCTGGCGCTCGGCTCGGAGTCGTCGCCTGCGGGCACTGTGATGCATGTCTCCTGCGGGCACGCGGCTTTGCTGAGGCGCGCAAGATCGACCCCGGTTTTGCGTGA
- a CDS encoding phosphoribosylglycinamide formyltransferase 2, whose protein sequence is MKGKRATSRRSGGASRGDRVRGRAAHPSTTTSALPRTLLLLGSGELGKEFAISAKRLGCRVIAVDRYAGAPAMQVADASEVVDMLDGAEIRRVVATHAPDFVVPEIEAIRTEALLDLERRGVAVVPSAMAAHLTMNRDAIREVAARELRLPTARYGYATSAEELESIILGSDGPGDGRMPGRARRAAGAVASARVPPGQTRRTARGHGPIGLPCVIKPVMSSSGKGQSVVRRASEIDAAWRYAIEGMRGDKAVVIAEEFIDFDYEITLLTIKQRRGRTLFVRPIGHRQERGDYQESWMPCPMPPRLVRAAERMAKRITDRIAGPQGAGLFGVEFFVAGDRVIFSELSPRPHDTGMVTLASQDLSEFDLHLRAILGLPIPRIAYGPPTASAVILATLDSVPGASADGAKLSRRSLRGRRAGSATESSATPRYHGVEKALALPGVEVRLFGKPIARRFRRMGVVLARGRTAEAARRLATRAAGMIRVKGS, encoded by the coding sequence ATGAAGGGCAAACGGGCCACATCAAGGCGATCGGGGGGCGCGAGTCGCGGGGACCGCGTGAGGGGCCGGGCGGCACATCCCTCGACCACCACCAGCGCCCTGCCGCGCACGCTGCTGCTGCTGGGCTCGGGCGAGCTCGGCAAGGAGTTCGCCATCAGCGCGAAGCGCCTCGGGTGTCGGGTGATCGCCGTCGATCGCTATGCCGGAGCACCGGCCATGCAGGTGGCGGATGCATCCGAAGTGGTCGACATGCTCGACGGCGCCGAGATTCGGCGGGTGGTGGCGACCCATGCGCCGGACTTCGTGGTTCCCGAGATCGAGGCCATTCGAACCGAGGCGCTCCTCGACCTCGAGCGCCGCGGAGTCGCGGTTGTCCCGAGTGCCATGGCCGCGCACCTGACCATGAATCGAGATGCGATTCGCGAGGTCGCGGCGCGCGAGCTTCGACTCCCCACGGCGCGATATGGCTATGCGACGAGCGCAGAGGAACTTGAGTCGATCATTCTTGGCTCTGACGGCCCCGGCGATGGGCGAATGCCGGGCCGGGCGCGACGCGCTGCCGGCGCCGTGGCTTCGGCACGAGTGCCGCCGGGCCAGACTCGGCGTACAGCGCGGGGGCACGGTCCAATCGGCCTTCCATGCGTGATCAAGCCGGTCATGTCGAGTTCCGGCAAGGGGCAGTCAGTCGTGCGACGAGCAAGCGAGATCGACGCGGCATGGCGGTACGCCATCGAGGGCATGCGCGGTGACAAGGCGGTCGTGATCGCGGAAGAGTTCATTGACTTCGACTACGAGATCACGCTGCTCACGATCAAGCAGCGGCGCGGGCGCACGCTCTTCGTTCGGCCGATCGGGCATCGACAGGAGCGCGGCGACTATCAGGAAAGCTGGATGCCCTGTCCCATGCCTCCGCGACTTGTGCGAGCGGCCGAGCGCATGGCGAAGCGCATCACCGACCGCATTGCCGGCCCGCAAGGCGCGGGACTCTTCGGCGTGGAGTTCTTCGTCGCCGGCGATCGCGTGATCTTCAGCGAACTCTCGCCTCGACCACATGACACCGGCATGGTTACGCTCGCGTCGCAGGACCTGAGCGAGTTCGATCTGCACCTTCGCGCGATTCTCGGCCTGCCCATCCCGCGCATCGCGTACGGCCCGCCGACCGCGAGCGCGGTCATTCTTGCGACGCTCGATTCGGTTCCGGGTGCTTCCGCCGACGGTGCAAAGCTGTCGCGCCGTTCCCTCCGAGGGCGTCGCGCGGGCTCAGCGACAGAGTCGAGCGCCACGCCGCGCTATCACGGGGTTGAGAAGGCCCTGGCGCTGCCAGGGGTGGAAGTGCGACTCTTTGGCAAGCCCATCGCGCGGCGATTTCGACGCATGGGTGTGGTGCTGGCGCGTGGGCGCACGGCAGAGGCGGCGCGCCGCCTGGCCACTCGCGCTGCGGGCATGATCCGAGTGAAGGGATCCTGA